The following are encoded together in the Bacteroidota bacterium genome:
- the wecB gene encoding UDP-N-acetylglucosamine 2-epimerase (non-hydrolyzing) produces the protein MKILTIIGARPQIIKAAALSRAIRNEYSGSIREIILHTGQHYDRNMSQVFIDEMEIPRPDYNLEVGSGTHGVQTGRMIMGIEEVLLKENPDYLVLFGDTNSTLAGAVAGSKLHIPVVHIEAGLRSFNKNMPEEINRIVCDHASTLLFSPTMTGFHNLVREGFNPTAKPPYNIDNPGIYHCGDIMFDNSLYFADLAGRKSQILDQMGLKGDSFILSTIHRDNNTDEPGRLEAIIRGIIAVAEIFSGRIVLPLHPRTAKILKERSGQEPYNKFLNHEKILITDPVSFLDIILLEKNAELIMTDSGGVQKEAYFFEKPCIILRSETEWKEIVEAGAGIVTDASEERILEAYKTLTAKNNIEYPRVFGDGHAAGFICKAMLSNK, from the coding sequence TTGAAGATATTGACCATCATCGGTGCCCGGCCTCAGATCATCAAAGCCGCTGCTTTGAGCCGGGCTATCCGCAATGAATACTCTGGGAGTATCAGGGAAATTATCCTGCATACCGGTCAGCATTACGACCGAAACATGTCGCAGGTCTTTATTGATGAGATGGAAATTCCCAGGCCCGATTATAACCTTGAGGTAGGTTCCGGTACGCATGGGGTGCAGACGGGCCGCATGATTATGGGCATCGAAGAAGTTTTACTTAAAGAGAATCCTGATTATCTTGTGCTCTTCGGAGATACAAATTCAACTCTTGCCGGTGCTGTCGCAGGCAGCAAGCTTCACATACCGGTTGTGCATATTGAGGCCGGTTTACGGTCGTTTAACAAAAACATGCCGGAAGAGATCAACCGTATCGTTTGCGATCATGCCTCCACATTGCTTTTTTCTCCGACCATGACGGGTTTCCATAATCTTGTCAGGGAAGGGTTTAATCCAACGGCCAAACCTCCATATAACATTGATAATCCAGGAATATACCACTGCGGGGATATCATGTTTGATAACAGTCTTTATTTTGCTGATCTTGCCGGCCGCAAATCACAAATACTGGATCAAATGGGGCTCAAAGGAGATTCTTTTATCCTGAGTACTATACACCGCGACAATAACACTGATGAGCCCGGCCGCCTGGAAGCGATCATCCGGGGAATCATAGCTGTTGCTGAGATTTTTAGCGGCAGGATCGTGTTGCCTCTGCATCCGCGGACAGCTAAGATATTGAAGGAAAGGTCCGGACAGGAACCTTATAACAAATTTCTGAACCACGAAAAGATTTTAATTACTGATCCGGTTTCTTTCCTGGATATTATCCTGCTTGAAAAAAATGCGGAACTTATCATGACTGATTCAGGAGGAGTTCAGAAGGAGGCCTATTTCTTTGAAAAGCCTTGTATAATTCTTCGATCTGAAACAGAATGGAAAGAAATTGTAGAAGCGGGAGCCGGCATCGTCACCGATGCTTCGGAGGAAAGGATCCTGGAGGCATATAAAACTCTGACTGCAAAAAATAATATTGAATACCCCCGGGTCTTCGGTGATGGCCATGCAGCCGGTTTTATCTGTAAAGCAATGCTTAGCAATAAATAA
- a CDS encoding DUF4114 domain-containing protein, translating into MSTKSQLIAFLFVFFILTGSFFSRINAQNYNYMGSWDNLGVPDYLLPEGDSVSYPFLQAIWISLPEGKSVPIFNPQYIAAGFDMDVFVTDTTEIWISYAHDGAKFLNVMGYYTYDLNNPSRSIPDSTITIFFPNHSQVNKGGGLLPGDKIYLGEFMPNTGIGWVMLADGFVGGNVTPGRWTLYSNQNWNPEPDTSIRKHTVILEDTINELLVVGMEDIRRDSLTSPYGGCDNDFNDAVFYVTASNFSAIDSGNYNYFDGPPGGVTSGNNGGVESNGTLAHKIAKRNFERMKNRSPYDYDDMKTLPLLAEERMQKILNRDAEMSDLISFIPDSTVLSAQAYVSTPYDLLNITNAVEVFSADYFTPENQRISAILATRTENKVYEHTKFICDRMTGAELLDIDHIMVMNHWFIVARMMQRDGTMEYVSGFTAYVGEGEYLIDNHWSVEDFENHANNYNFQFWAANKSIVRYLMTETLELLNNNGNVSYKNLTKPPIPQVFVRSGKYQGGELILDIQNNNHSGELELFGSYTASETMQRENIVYNVTLTGQPREKISLPTGGIFDIGLSVVNYGNSQSDVIYFSDGPWGIDYEEGGATTAYYEVFPEYPVMPVSATIFPLERSVKMEGMVKDYISIYKAVLPANELLDASGYNALEFEAYGSHQLVVTIVKNSIDNWTDQFRAIVNLTEEQTIYTLPFSSFISVAYPEFSADDIANVVFSVVGNGSHMEEYELGVGSVAFVYKGVFGVDELNLGNAVTAYPNPFTNHTLVQLNLESPTEAEITVFDMTGREVLSANRMFREGQNSFTLERGTLEKGMYVMQINGSGVRSTLKLMIR; encoded by the coding sequence ATGTCGACAAAAAGCCAACTCATTGCATTCCTGTTTGTATTTTTTATTCTTACAGGAAGTTTTTTCTCCAGGATAAATGCGCAAAACTATAATTACATGGGAAGCTGGGATAATCTGGGTGTTCCTGATTATCTGCTTCCTGAAGGAGACAGCGTAAGTTATCCCTTCCTTCAGGCTATATGGATTTCTCTACCGGAGGGAAAATCGGTTCCCATTTTTAATCCTCAATACATAGCTGCAGGATTTGATATGGATGTGTTTGTCACGGATACTACGGAAATATGGATTTCATATGCTCATGACGGAGCAAAATTCCTGAATGTCATGGGGTATTACACCTATGACCTCAATAATCCATCACGTAGTATTCCTGATTCAACCATTACTATCTTTTTTCCGAACCATTCACAGGTGAACAAAGGCGGTGGTTTGCTTCCCGGGGATAAGATTTATCTTGGGGAGTTTATGCCAAACACAGGGATAGGCTGGGTGATGCTGGCCGATGGTTTCGTGGGGGGAAATGTAACACCCGGGCGTTGGACTTTATATTCCAATCAAAACTGGAATCCTGAACCGGATACCAGTATCCGTAAACATACCGTCATTCTGGAAGATACTATTAATGAGTTACTTGTTGTAGGTATGGAAGACATACGCCGCGACAGTCTTACATCACCTTATGGTGGTTGCGACAACGACTTCAACGATGCGGTCTTTTATGTCACAGCCAGTAATTTCAGCGCCATAGATTCAGGTAATTATAATTACTTTGATGGACCTCCGGGAGGAGTAACTTCTGGTAATAACGGTGGTGTTGAAAGCAATGGCACTCTGGCTCATAAGATTGCCAAACGGAACTTCGAACGAATGAAGAACCGCAGCCCATATGATTACGATGATATGAAAACCCTTCCTTTACTGGCCGAGGAAAGGATGCAGAAAATTCTGAATCGTGATGCAGAAATGTCGGATCTGATTAGTTTTATCCCCGATTCTACTGTACTTAGTGCCCAGGCTTACGTTTCAACTCCTTACGATTTATTAAACATCACCAATGCCGTGGAAGTATTTTCTGCTGATTACTTTACTCCTGAAAACCAAAGAATATCAGCTATCCTGGCAACCCGTACCGAAAACAAGGTATATGAGCATACCAAGTTTATCTGCGATAGAATGACCGGAGCAGAGTTATTGGATATCGATCACATTATGGTGATGAATCACTGGTTCATTGTTGCCAGAATGATGCAGCGTGACGGAACAATGGAATATGTTTCCGGATTTACCGCTTATGTTGGTGAAGGTGAATATTTAATTGACAATCACTGGAGTGTTGAGGATTTTGAGAATCATGCCAACAATTACAATTTCCAGTTTTGGGCAGCCAATAAATCCATTGTAAGATACCTTATGACGGAAACCCTTGAACTGCTGAACAATAATGGGAATGTTTCCTATAAAAACCTCACCAAACCTCCAATTCCACAGGTTTTTGTCAGAAGCGGCAAATATCAGGGAGGGGAGTTGATCCTGGATATTCAGAATAACAACCATTCCGGAGAGTTGGAGCTTTTTGGCAGCTATACTGCTTCCGAAACCATGCAAAGGGAAAATATAGTATATAATGTTACGCTTACCGGACAACCTCGTGAAAAGATCAGCCTGCCAACAGGAGGGATATTTGATATCGGTCTATCTGTTGTCAACTACGGAAACTCTCAGTCAGATGTTATTTATTTTTCTGATGGTCCCTGGGGTATTGATTATGAAGAAGGCGGCGCTACAACAGCTTATTATGAAGTTTTTCCGGAGTATCCTGTAATGCCGGTGTCGGCTACTATTTTTCCCCTCGAACGAAGTGTAAAGATGGAGGGTATGGTAAAGGACTATATTTCGATATACAAAGCCGTTTTGCCGGCGAATGAGCTTCTGGATGCATCCGGTTATAACGCACTTGAATTTGAAGCTTATGGCAGCCATCAACTGGTGGTAACTATTGTGAAGAATAGCATTGATAACTGGACTGACCAGTTCAGAGCCATAGTGAACCTGACCGAAGAGCAGACCATTTATACCTTGCCGTTCTCATCGTTTATCAGTGTTGCCTATCCTGAGTTTTCTGCAGATGATATTGCAAATGTTGTATTTTCTGTTGTCGGGAACGGTTCACATATGGAAGAATATGAACTTGGTGTGGGCAGCGTGGCTTTTGTTTATAAAGGAGTTTTTGGTGTTGATGAGCTGAATTTAGGGAATGCCGTTACAGCCTATCCTAATCCTTTCACCAATCATACCTTGGTGCAGTTAAATCTGGAATCTCCAACGGAAGCAGAAATCACAGTCTTCGACATGACCGGAAGGGAAGTCTTATCTGCCAACCGGATGTTCCGTGAAGGACAGAACTCATTCACCCTGGAAAGAGGAACACTTGAAAAGGGGATGTATGTGATGCAGATCAACGGATCCGGTGTTAGGTCTACCCTGAAGCTCATGATCCGGTAA
- the rpsT gene encoding 30S ribosomal protein S20, which produces MANHKSAIKRIRQIETRKIRNRYHSKTMRNAVRKFRSLTSKDEALQSFPKLVSMIDKLAKNRIIHKNKASNLKSKLARQIQTM; this is translated from the coding sequence ATGGCAAATCATAAATCTGCGATCAAACGCATCAGGCAAATCGAAACCAGAAAGATCAGGAACCGTTATCATTCCAAAACCATGAGGAATGCAGTCAGGAAATTCAGAAGTTTAACCAGCAAGGATGAAGCCCTTCAAAGTTTTCCTAAACTGGTATCCATGATCGATAAGCTGGCCAAGAACAGGATTATTCACAAGAATAAGGCTTCTAATCTTAAATCCAAGCTTGCCAGGCAGATACAGACTATGTAA
- a CDS encoding LytTR family DNA-binding domain-containing protein, whose product MITRYMIMILKCIIVDDDELSRKMLEKLCAQIEDLDVKGLFSCAMDALRYLDENLVDLIFLDIEMPEMTGLDMLSVRQDLPPVIFITGKGQYAIQAFEHNVTDYLVKPVNLTRLVKAVEKVKQQLTKHQEKDVDHIFIRSGGRFIRLRFSDIRFIESIGDYIAFHTKNGKHIHHSSLRSIEKQLNNKDFVKVHRSYIVNIHHIDEIEDNTLVIGDELIPVSRSNRSVLFQKLRMLE is encoded by the coding sequence GTGATAACAAGGTACATGATCATGATCCTAAAATGCATCATTGTTGACGATGACGAATTGTCGCGCAAAATGTTGGAGAAACTATGCGCTCAGATTGAAGATCTGGATGTTAAAGGTTTGTTTTCCTGTGCAATGGATGCTTTGAGATATCTTGATGAAAACCTGGTTGACCTGATCTTCCTGGATATTGAAATGCCGGAAATGACAGGTCTTGATATGCTTTCCGTAAGGCAAGATTTACCCCCTGTTATTTTTATTACCGGTAAAGGACAATATGCCATTCAGGCGTTTGAACATAATGTTACCGACTACCTTGTTAAACCTGTAAACCTGACTCGCCTGGTTAAAGCAGTGGAGAAGGTTAAACAACAACTTACAAAGCATCAGGAAAAGGATGTTGATCATATTTTTATCCGTTCCGGTGGCAGGTTCATAAGGCTTAGGTTCAGCGATATCCGGTTTATAGAATCAATCGGTGATTATATTGCCTTCCACACGAAGAACGGGAAGCATATTCACCATTCGTCACTAAGAAGTATTGAAAAACAATTGAACAATAAGGATTTTGTTAAAGTTCACCGCTCATATATTGTAAACATCCATCATATTGATGAGATTGAAGATAACACACTGGTGATAGGGGATGAGTTAATACCTGTCAGCCGCTCAAACCGGTCGGTTTTATTCCAAAAATTGCGTATGCTTGAATAG
- the radC gene encoding DNA repair protein RadC — translation MKKYEPILSIKQWAEEDRPREKLLLKGRKHLSNAELLAIILGSGTRKETAVDISKKLLNAHQGNLFEISKLSLRELTEFSGIGKARAVSIMAALELANRKNSWEPIQRKAIHCSKDVFDILSGELSECLYEEFWILLLNRANKILNKVRLSEGGLSGTVADPRKIFKIAIEHQASSVILCHNHPSGNVKPSESDINLTKKIVTTGNIMDITILDHVIIGEREYYSFADENML, via the coding sequence ATGAAGAAATACGAACCCATATTAAGTATCAAACAATGGGCGGAAGAAGACAGGCCCAGGGAGAAGCTGCTTCTTAAAGGGAGGAAACATTTAAGCAACGCGGAATTGCTTGCCATTATCCTGGGTTCCGGCACCCGTAAGGAAACAGCGGTAGATATCTCAAAGAAGCTTCTTAACGCCCATCAGGGTAACTTGTTTGAGATATCCAAATTAAGCCTGAGGGAACTTACAGAATTCAGCGGGATTGGTAAAGCCAGGGCTGTATCCATTATGGCAGCACTGGAACTGGCAAACCGCAAGAATTCCTGGGAACCTATACAGCGTAAAGCTATTCATTGCAGCAAAGATGTTTTCGATATTTTGAGCGGGGAACTGAGTGAATGTCTTTATGAAGAGTTTTGGATATTGCTTTTAAACCGGGCCAATAAAATTCTGAACAAGGTCCGCCTGAGTGAGGGGGGATTATCAGGAACTGTTGCCGATCCCAGAAAAATATTCAAGATAGCTATCGAGCATCAGGCTTCTTCGGTCATCCTTTGTCATAATCATCCCTCCGGGAATGTAAAACCCAGCGAATCGGATATTAACCTGACAAAAAAGATCGTCACCACCGGGAATATTATGGATATCACCATCCTGGATCATGTGATTATCGGGGAAAGGGAGTATTATAGTTTTGCGGATGAAAACATGTTGTGA